Proteins from a single region of Apium graveolens cultivar Ventura chromosome 7, ASM990537v1, whole genome shotgun sequence:
- the LOC141672396 gene encoding uncharacterized protein At1g76070-like yields the protein MAEKAAVSKAKNRFLRLLPKAAAAVAVTFQNVPFSPSKEKTSSESSKAKGLSSTSGGATIISIVPVDALHSRSRNSSLREPTSPEVSCMGQVKHKKKLYSLINSKCTYQDSVLPSLDHLNQMVQNHNNSKQAQQKALALKSVKSFGDVKKKKKALAIKNMFSRVPSGRRKSDATIHVPDDQRASSYSSSQMRRFSSARNPLSNFDWTTGARVVDTFGKGSSEYKEEVELSICASAPRLIQECKAVSLEPRKEVNLWKRRTMAQPSPLQLKT from the coding sequence ATGGCAGAGAAAGCAGCAGTATCAAAGGCCAAAAACAGGTTCTTGAGGTTGTTACCAAAGGCTGCAGCAGCGGTAGCTGTTACATTTCAAAACGTTCCTTTTAGTCCAAGTAAAGAAAAGACATCATCTGAAAGCTCAAAAGCAAAAGGATTATCCTCAACCAGTGGCGGGGCTACTATAATCTCGATAGTTCCGGTGGATGCGTTGCATAGTAGATCAAGAAACTCAAGCTTGCGTGAACCAACATCACCAGAAGTCTCGTGCATGGGACAAGTTAAGCACAAGAAGAAACTTTATAGCCTAATCAACAGTAAGTGTACCTATCAAGATTCAGTGTTGCCATCGTTGGATCATCTTAATCAGATGGTTCAAAATCATAACAATTCAAAGCAAGCGCAACAAAAGGCTCTAGCTCTTAAATCAGTCAAGTCTTTTGGTGatgtgaaaaaaaagaaaaaggctTTGGCAATAAAAAATATGTTTTCAAGAGTACCATCTGGGAGAAGAAAAAGTGATGCTACAATACATGTGCCAGATGATCAAAGAGCATCCTCATATAGTTCGAGTCAGATGAGGCGATTTTCAAGTGCCCGGAATCCATTATCTAATTTCGATTGGACAACGGGGGCTAGGGTGGTGGATACTTTTGGAAAAGGAAGCAGTGAGTATAAAGAAGAAGTTGAACTTAGTATATGTGCTTCTGCTCCCAGGTTAATACAAGAATGTAAAGCAGTGAGTTTAGAACCAAGGAAAGAAGTAAATCTGTGGAAAAGAAGAACCATGGCTCAACCTAGCCCTCTTCAACTAAAAACTTAG